The following proteins are encoded in a genomic region of Roseinatronobacter sp. S2:
- the pyrC gene encoding dihydroorotase has translation MQQTLTIPRPDDWHLHLRDGAMMQAVAPETARHFARAIIMPNLVPPVVTGAQASAYRTRINTVTGSSFTPLMTLYLTEQTDPADVVAAHAAGIITAVKLYPAGATTNSASGVQNFDRVRPVLDAMAQAGIPLLTHGEVTDPAIDIFDREAVFIDRVLDPIRRATPELRVVMEHITTANAVAYVQSQPENLGATITTHHLVINRNHILVGGIKPHYYCLPVAKRESHRLALVGAATSGDARFFLGTDSAPHTDDAKESACGCAGCFTATNTMSILAHVFEDAGALDKLEGFASRNGPAFYGLPVNDSTLTLERGDTPVTYPARIDTGTGPVTVFDPGFPLFWRVAE, from the coding sequence ATGCAGCAGACCCTGACCATACCCCGCCCCGATGACTGGCATCTGCATTTGCGCGATGGCGCGATGATGCAGGCCGTGGCCCCTGAAACCGCCCGCCATTTTGCGCGCGCTATCATCATGCCCAATCTGGTGCCGCCGGTGGTGACCGGCGCGCAGGCCAGCGCCTACCGGACGCGCATCAACACCGTGACGGGCAGCAGCTTCACCCCGCTGATGACCTTATACCTGACCGAGCAGACGGACCCCGCAGATGTGGTTGCCGCCCATGCGGCAGGCATCATCACGGCGGTCAAGCTGTATCCTGCGGGCGCCACCACGAATTCGGCATCGGGCGTGCAGAATTTCGACCGCGTGCGCCCTGTGCTGGACGCCATGGCGCAGGCGGGCATTCCCCTGCTGACACATGGCGAGGTGACCGACCCCGCAATTGACATTTTCGACCGCGAAGCCGTGTTCATCGACCGTGTGCTGGACCCGATCCGCCGCGCAACGCCTGAACTGCGTGTCGTGATGGAGCATATCACCACCGCCAATGCTGTGGCCTATGTCCAAAGCCAGCCGGAAAATCTGGGGGCTACAATCACGACCCATCATCTGGTGATCAACCGCAATCATATTCTGGTGGGCGGGATCAAGCCGCATTACTATTGCCTGCCCGTGGCCAAACGCGAAAGCCACCGGCTGGCACTGGTGGGGGCTGCCACGTCTGGCGATGCGCGGTTTTTCCTTGGCACTGACAGCGCCCCCCACACGGATGACGCCAAAGAATCCGCCTGCGGCTGCGCGGGCTGTTTTACGGCGACAAACACAATGTCCATTCTGGCCCATGTGTTTGAAGATGCGGGCGCATTGGACAAGCTTGAAGGGTTCGCCTCGCGCAATGGTCCGGCATTCTACGGCCTGCCCGTCAATGACAGCACATTGACGCTGGAACGCGGCGATACCCCCGTCACCTATCCCGCCAGGATCGACACCGGCACCGGGCCGGTCACGGTCTTTGACCCCGGTTTCCCGCTGTTCTGGCGGGTCGCAGAATAA
- the ybgC gene encoding tol-pal system-associated acyl-CoA thioesterase: MPHSFRLRVYYEDTDLAGIVYYANYLKFIERARSEWVRDLGIDQAKLKADGGGVFAVRRVVADYRAPARFDDMLDVTTAYVSHSGARLELRQCVLRDAKLLFEAQVTLVCLADTGRPQPLPARLLAHLGENVTN; encoded by the coding sequence ATGCCGCATTCATTCCGCCTTCGCGTCTATTATGAAGACACTGACCTAGCGGGCATTGTCTATTACGCGAATTACCTGAAATTCATTGAACGCGCCCGGTCGGAATGGGTGCGTGATCTGGGTATCGATCAGGCGAAACTGAAGGCCGATGGCGGCGGTGTGTTCGCCGTGCGCCGCGTGGTGGCCGATTACCGCGCCCCTGCCCGTTTCGATGATATGCTGGATGTCACGACAGCCTATGTGTCGCATTCCGGCGCGCGGCTGGAGTTGCGCCAATGCGTGCTGCGCGACGCCAAATTGCTGTTTGAAGCACAGGTCACGCTGGTGTGTCTGGCCGATACAGGCCGCCCGCAGCCGCTTCCTGCGCGGTTGCTTGCCCATTTGGGCGAAAATGTTACAAATTAA
- the tolQ gene encoding protein TolQ, producing MDPQTLSVTQEIDFSLVALFARATLTVQLVMISLILASFWSWGIIVQKHIRYRRARAEAEEFEAAFWSGEPLDELYDQIGPAPATSPQRVFASGMTEWRRSHRADGALIPGAVARIDRSMDVAISKESRELTQGLTFLASVGSASPFIGLFGTVWGIKHAFEEIALAQSTNLAVVAPGIAEALLATGLGLLAAIPATIFYNKLTDDSDEIISGYEAFADEFNTILSRQMDAA from the coding sequence ATGGACCCACAAACTCTGAGCGTGACGCAAGAGATCGACTTTTCTCTGGTTGCGTTATTTGCCCGCGCCACCCTGACCGTGCAACTGGTGATGATCAGCCTGATCCTTGCCTCTTTCTGGTCATGGGGCATCATCGTGCAAAAGCATATCCGCTACCGGCGTGCCCGTGCGGAAGCCGAAGAATTTGAAGCCGCATTCTGGTCGGGTGAACCGCTGGACGAACTGTATGACCAGATCGGCCCTGCACCCGCCACGTCACCGCAACGGGTGTTCGCGTCAGGGATGACCGAATGGCGCCGTTCGCACCGTGCGGACGGGGCGCTTATTCCCGGCGCTGTGGCGCGCATCGACCGTTCCATGGATGTGGCCATCAGCAAGGAATCGCGCGAACTGACCCAGGGACTTACCTTTCTGGCCTCTGTCGGGTCGGCGTCGCCCTTTATCGGGTTGTTTGGAACGGTCTGGGGGATCAAGCACGCGTTTGAGGAAATCGCGCTGGCGCAATCCACCAATCTGGCCGTTGTCGCCCCCGGCATTGCCGAAGCACTTCTGGCCACAGGGCTAGGCCTGCTGGCCGCTATTCCCGCAACGATCTTCTACAACAAACTGACCGATGATTCAGACGAGATTATTTCGGGATATGAAGCCTTCGCGGACGAGTTCAACACCATCCTGTCGCGCCAGATGGACGCAGCCTGA
- a CDS encoding tetratricopeptide repeat protein → MRLLRITTIAILMLGPVSAPVLAQEAAPTAEQGDSLAQLRSEISALSALVADLAANLSSGSGGAAQTQGFDGSMIDQVERIREELANLTARAEALEFRIRSVVDDASNRIGDMEFRLTELEGGDTSALPPTPPLGGENGATSGGVSDPVQAPQLAAGEQSAFDAARALLDDGDTDAGKSALSVFLETYPGSPLAAQASALLAQAQRDTGAESDAARTWLNLYLANPEGPDAPHALLELGNSLAQLGQQAEACVMFEELFTRFPDAPQAPDARDAHSRQECP, encoded by the coding sequence ATGCGTTTGTTGCGGATCACGACCATCGCCATTCTGATGCTGGGGCCGGTTTCGGCCCCGGTACTGGCACAAGAGGCAGCACCCACGGCAGAGCAAGGCGACAGCCTTGCCCAGTTGCGCAGTGAAATCAGCGCCCTCAGCGCGCTGGTCGCAGATCTGGCGGCGAACCTGTCGTCAGGTTCGGGCGGGGCCGCGCAAACGCAAGGTTTCGACGGCAGCATGATTGACCAGGTGGAACGCATCCGCGAAGAACTGGCCAATCTGACCGCGCGCGCCGAAGCATTGGAATTTCGCATTCGCAGCGTTGTTGATGATGCATCAAACCGGATCGGGGATATGGAATTCCGCCTGACCGAACTGGAAGGCGGGGATACATCCGCCCTGCCACCCACGCCCCCGCTTGGCGGTGAAAATGGCGCGACCAGTGGCGGGGTCAGTGACCCCGTGCAGGCCCCCCAGCTTGCCGCTGGCGAACAATCCGCCTTTGATGCCGCGCGCGCGTTGCTGGATGACGGGGACACCGACGCGGGAAAATCCGCCCTGTCCGTCTTTCTGGAAACCTATCCGGGCAGCCCGCTTGCGGCACAGGCCAGCGCGTTGCTGGCACAGGCGCAGCGTGACACCGGCGCCGAATCCGATGCCGCACGCACATGGCTGAACCTGTATCTGGCCAATCCCGAAGGGCCTGATGCCCCTCATGCTCTGCTGGAACTGGGCAACAGTCTGGCGCAGTTGGGACAGCAGGCCGAAGCCTGCGTGATGTTCGAGGAACTGTTCACACGCTTCCCCGACGCACCACAGGCACCGGATGCGCGCGACGCCCATAGCCGCCAAGAATGCCCCTAG
- the pal gene encoding peptidoglycan-associated lipoprotein Pal — translation MTLTTKTLLLLGALALAACNNPRPGDTFGGGGADGFGGEGGFGTGISTGELGDPNDPRSIAHFNQRIGDRVFFTVDSSSLTSEGRETLNAQARWLNANAQYAIVVEGHADERGTREYNVALGERRANAVLQYLVSQGVSAGRMRTVSYGKERPVEACAAQRCWDINRRSVTVISGGLSG, via the coding sequence ATGACACTGACAACCAAAACACTGCTTTTGCTGGGCGCGCTGGCGCTTGCAGCTTGCAACAACCCGCGCCCCGGCGACACGTTCGGCGGTGGGGGCGCTGACGGCTTCGGCGGCGAAGGGGGCTTTGGCACTGGCATCAGCACGGGCGAGCTGGGCGACCCCAATGACCCCCGTTCCATTGCGCATTTCAACCAGCGCATCGGGGATCGCGTATTCTTCACCGTGGACAGTTCCAGCCTGACATCTGAAGGGCGCGAGACACTGAACGCGCAGGCCCGCTGGCTGAACGCGAACGCGCAATATGCGATTGTGGTCGAAGGCCATGCCGATGAACGCGGCACGCGTGAATATAACGTGGCTCTTGGGGAACGTCGTGCAAACGCCGTTCTGCAATATCTGGTCAGCCAGGGCGTAAGCGCTGGACGCATGCGCACCGTCAGCTATGGCAAGGAACGCCCTGTCGAAGCCTGTGCCGCACAACGATGCTGGGATATCAACCGCCGCTCGGTCACGGTGATTTCCGGCGGTCTGTCGGGGTAA
- the rsmA gene encoding 16S rRNA (adenine(1518)-N(6)/adenine(1519)-N(6))-dimethyltransferase RsmA: MIDALPPLRDVIRTHDLRARKSFGQNFLLDLNLTARIARAAGDLHGADILEVGPGPGGLTRGLLAEGARKVLAIEKDPRCMPALAEIAGAYPGRLQIIEGDALAVDPLAHLTPPVKVVANLPYNVGTELLIRWMTPAQWPPFWDSLTLMFQREVAERIVARPGSKAYGRLALMVQWRADARVVLHLPPEAFTPPPKVSSAVVHITRLSSPRYPADARVLETVVAAAFNQRRKMLRAALRGLHPQIEDLLQQVGIAPTARAEEIGLEGFCALARALAAARKS; encoded by the coding sequence ATGATCGACGCCCTACCCCCCTTGCGCGATGTGATCCGCACCCATGATCTGCGCGCCAGGAAAAGTTTTGGCCAGAACTTCCTGCTGGATTTGAACCTGACCGCGCGGATCGCGCGCGCAGCAGGCGATCTGCACGGCGCTGACATTCTGGAGGTCGGCCCCGGCCCCGGCGGTTTGACGCGCGGCTTGCTGGCCGAAGGGGCGCGCAAGGTTCTGGCCATTGAAAAAGACCCCCGTTGCATGCCCGCGCTGGCGGAAATCGCGGGTGCCTATCCGGGCCGGTTGCAGATCATCGAAGGGGACGCGCTGGCGGTGGACCCGCTGGCCCATCTGACCCCGCCGGTCAAGGTGGTGGCCAACCTGCCCTATAATGTGGGCACCGAACTGTTGATCCGCTGGATGACGCCCGCGCAGTGGCCACCCTTCTGGGACAGTCTGACGCTGATGTTCCAGCGCGAAGTCGCCGAACGCATTGTCGCGCGCCCCGGTTCCAAGGCCTATGGGCGGCTGGCGCTGATGGTGCAGTGGCGCGCAGATGCCCGCGTGGTACTGCATCTGCCGCCCGAAGCGTTTACGCCGCCGCCAAAGGTCAGTTCCGCCGTGGTGCATATTACGCGACTGTCAAGCCCGCGCTATCCGGCGGATGCGCGCGTGCTGGAAACTGTGGTTGCGGCCGCGTTCAACCAGCGGCGCAAAATGCTGCGCGCCGCCTTGCGCGGGCTGCACCCGCAAATCGAGGATTTGCTGCAACAGGTGGGCATTGCGCCCACGGCCCGCGCCGAAGAAATCGGCCTTGAAGGGTTCTGTGCCCTTGCCCGCGCCCTTGCTGCGGCGCGTAAATCTTAG
- the ctrA gene encoding response regulator transcription factor CtrA, giving the protein MRVLLVEDDPTTSRSIELMLTHSNFNVYCTDMGEEAIELSKIYDYDLILLDLNLPDLGGLDVLRQIRLSRVDTPILILTGETDTDTKLRGFGGGADDYLTKPFHREELVARIHAIVRRSQGHAQSVICTGKVAVNLDAKTVEVDNKIVHLTGKEYQMIELLSLRKGTTLTKEMFLNHLYGGMDEPELKIIDVFICKLRKKLAEATAGENYIETVWGRGYVLRDPAVATEPAPARIMSA; this is encoded by the coding sequence ATGCGCGTTTTGCTCGTTGAAGACGATCCCACCACATCAAGAAGTATTGAATTGATGCTAACCCATTCAAATTTCAATGTATATTGCACAGATATGGGGGAAGAAGCGATCGAACTCAGCAAGATTTATGATTATGATTTGATTTTGCTGGATCTGAACCTGCCTGATCTTGGCGGCCTTGACGTGTTGCGCCAGATCCGGCTGTCACGGGTGGACACTCCGATCCTGATCCTGACCGGCGAAACAGATACCGATACCAAATTGCGCGGATTCGGCGGCGGGGCTGATGATTACCTGACCAAACCTTTTCATCGCGAAGAACTGGTCGCGCGCATTCACGCGATTGTCCGCCGCAGTCAGGGGCATGCACAATCGGTCATTTGCACCGGCAAGGTGGCCGTTAATCTGGATGCCAAAACCGTCGAGGTTGACAACAAGATCGTCCATCTGACCGGCAAGGAATACCAGATGATTGAATTGCTGAGTCTGCGCAAGGGCACGACACTGACCAAGGAAATGTTCCTCAATCACCTGTATGGCGGAATGGACGAACCGGAATTGAAAATCATCGACGTATTTATCTGCAAATTGCGCAAGAAACTGGCGGAAGCGACAGCAGGCGAAAACTACATCGAAACCGTCTGGGGCCGTGGGTATGTCCTGCGCGACCCCGCTGTGGCCACTGAACCTGCGCCAGCAAGGATCATGTCAGCATAG
- the mnmA gene encoding tRNA 2-thiouridine(34) synthase MnmA — MPFDPPLNSMGFPKTPAQTRVVVAMSGGVDSSVVAAELAAEGYDVVGVTLQLYDHGAALAKKGACCAGRDIHDARRVAEAMGFPHYVLDYESKFRDSVIDEFADAYLAGATPVPCIRCNERVKFRDLLETARDLGADCMATGHYIQRMQGDNGAELHRAADPVRDQSYFLFSTTREQLDYLRFPLGHLRTKAETRALAVRHGLSVADKPDSQDICFVPDGNYAAVIEKLRPGAADPGEIVDMQGHVLGHHEGVIHYTIGQRRGLGIGGLTKPLYVVKLDPDARRVIVGPKAALATRTVPVREINWLGDQPFTAQSEWEMSVKLRSTRPPAPAILRPISDTEAEVDLLTPEEGVSPGQACVFYAPEGSRVMGGGWIWKGR, encoded by the coding sequence ATGCCCTTTGACCCGCCCTTGAATTCAATGGGCTTTCCCAAAACGCCTGCGCAAACACGGGTGGTCGTTGCCATGTCGGGTGGTGTCGACAGTTCGGTGGTCGCCGCCGAACTGGCCGCCGAAGGCTATGACGTGGTCGGCGTGACATTGCAGCTTTATGATCACGGGGCCGCACTGGCGAAAAAGGGGGCCTGCTGCGCGGGCCGTGACATCCATGATGCCCGCCGCGTGGCCGAGGCGATGGGGTTCCCGCATTATGTGCTGGATTACGAATCCAAATTCCGCGATTCCGTCATTGACGAATTCGCAGATGCCTATCTGGCGGGCGCAACACCTGTGCCCTGCATTCGCTGCAACGAACGGGTGAAATTCCGCGACCTGCTGGAAACCGCGCGCGATCTGGGGGCCGACTGCATGGCGACGGGGCATTATATCCAGCGTATGCAGGGCGATAATGGTGCGGAGCTGCACCGCGCGGCCGACCCTGTGCGCGACCAAAGCTACTTTTTGTTCTCCACCACGCGCGAACAGCTGGATTACCTGCGCTTCCCCCTGGGGCACCTGCGCACCAAGGCTGAAACACGCGCCCTTGCTGTCAGGCACGGGCTAAGCGTGGCCGACAAGCCGGACAGTCAGGACATCTGTTTTGTGCCTGATGGCAATTACGCCGCAGTCATTGAAAAGCTGCGCCCCGGTGCCGCAGACCCCGGAGAGATTGTGGACATGCAAGGCCATGTGCTGGGACACCATGAGGGCGTGATTCATTATACCATCGGCCAGCGGCGCGGCCTGGGCATTGGCGGGCTGACAAAGCCGCTTTATGTCGTGAAGCTGGACCCCGACGCGCGGCGGGTGATTGTGGGGCCAAAAGCGGCGCTGGCCACCCGAACCGTGCCGGTGCGCGAAATCAACTGGTTGGGCGACCAACCCTTCACGGCGCAGTCAGAATGGGAAATGTCGGTCAAGCTGCGCTCGACCCGCCCGCCAGCACCAGCCATACTGCGGCCAATCTCGGACACCGAGGCAGAGGTGGACCTGCTGACCCCTGAAGAAGGCGTCAGCCCCGGTCAGGCCTGTGTGTTCTACGCGCCCGAAGGCAGCCGTGTGATGGGCGGTGGCTGGATATGGAAGGGACGTTGA
- the pdxA gene encoding 4-hydroxythreonine-4-phosphate dehydrogenase PdxA codes for MALAPLVMSCGDPSGVGPEIAVKAWRAMGPSCPFVWLGDPRHLPDGTEFELVSLPDQMTGHKFPVLQVDFAADAGPGQPDPANAAGVIDAIRQGVALVQSGAACGLVTCPINKAALKAGAGFAFPGHTEFLADLAGGADVVMMLACDGLRVVPVTIHIPLSDVPAQLTQDLLERSLRITHAGLMRDFGVATPRLAVAGLNPHAGESGTMGQEEITVIAPVLQRLRAEGMVISGPLSGDTMFHAGARAQYDAAVAMYHDQALIPIKTIDFAGGVNVTLGLPFIRTSPDHGTAYDIAGQGKADSTSLIAALKLARSMAARRAA; via the coding sequence ATGGCGTTGGCACCACTGGTCATGAGTTGCGGCGACCCGTCCGGGGTTGGTCCTGAAATCGCGGTCAAGGCATGGCGCGCCATGGGGCCAAGCTGCCCTTTTGTGTGGCTGGGCGATCCGCGCCATTTGCCCGACGGCACGGAATTTGAACTGGTGTCTTTGCCAGACCAGATGACCGGCCACAAATTTCCAGTGCTTCAGGTTGATTTCGCGGCAGATGCCGGTCCGGGCCAGCCCGACCCTGCCAATGCTGCAGGCGTGATCGATGCAATTCGTCAGGGCGTGGCACTGGTTCAATCGGGGGCGGCCTGCGGGCTTGTCACCTGCCCCATCAACAAGGCCGCGCTGAAGGCGGGTGCGGGCTTTGCCTTTCCCGGCCATACCGAATTTCTGGCCGATCTGGCGGGCGGTGCCGATGTGGTGATGATGCTGGCCTGCGACGGGCTGCGCGTGGTCCCCGTGACAATTCATATTCCGCTGTCAGACGTGCCTGCACAACTGACGCAAGACCTGCTGGAACGCAGTCTGCGCATCACCCATGCGGGCCTGATGCGCGATTTCGGGGTCGCAACACCGCGACTGGCCGTTGCAGGTCTGAACCCCCATGCAGGCGAAAGCGGCACCATGGGACAAGAAGAAATCACGGTGATAGCACCCGTTCTGCAAAGACTGCGCGCCGAAGGCATGGTGATTTCAGGGCCGCTGTCTGGCGATACCATGTTTCATGCAGGTGCGCGCGCGCAGTATGATGCGGCGGTGGCGATGTATCATGATCAGGCGCTGATCCCCATCAAGACGATTGATTTTGCAGGCGGCGTGAATGTGACACTGGGCCTGCCCTTTATCCGCACATCGCCGGACCATGGCACCGCCTATGACATCGCCGGTCAGGGCAAGGCCGATTCCACATCGCTGATTGCGGCGTTGAAATTGGCGCGCAGCATGGCCGCAAGGCGCGCCGCATGA
- the tolB gene encoding Tol-Pal system beta propeller repeat protein TolB produces MKRIFQILPLLALTCMTMFVAPAPAQAQPLRLQITEGVIDPMPIAVPAFVAEDSGGARYTDALARVVVANLTGTGLFREVPPNAHIARITSFDAGIGFADWRAVNVQALITGAVSVSGNRMNVKFRVYDVVSGQQLGQGLQFAGTVDDWRRMGHKVSDAVYSRITGEDGYFDSRVVFVAETGPRDNRNKRLAIMDQDGENTEYLSDGRALVIAPRMSPTGDRVVYTSYDSGSPRIVLLNLSSGQRQMVGDQPGAMTFSPRFAPDGQSLVYSLARGGNTDLYRMDLRNGQQTQLTNSPSIATAPSFSPDGRFITFESDRSGTSQIYIMPAGGGEARRISFGQGRYSTPVWSPRGDLIAFTKSNAGRFHIGVMRTDGSEERLLTASFLDEGPTWAPNGRVVMFTREAQGGDPSIYSVDITGRNLRRVTTQGAASDPAWGPLRP; encoded by the coding sequence ATGAAACGGATTTTCCAGATTCTGCCCCTGCTTGCCCTGACATGCATGACAATGTTCGTGGCCCCGGCCCCCGCGCAAGCGCAGCCCTTGCGACTTCAGATCACCGAAGGCGTGATCGACCCGATGCCGATTGCCGTTCCCGCCTTCGTGGCCGAGGATAGCGGCGGGGCGCGCTATACCGATGCGCTGGCACGCGTGGTGGTTGCCAACCTGACCGGCACCGGATTGTTCCGCGAAGTGCCCCCCAATGCCCACATTGCGCGGATCACCAGTTTTGATGCGGGCATAGGGTTTGCCGATTGGCGCGCGGTCAATGTTCAGGCGCTGATCACCGGCGCGGTGTCGGTATCCGGCAACCGTATGAATGTGAAATTCCGCGTCTATGATGTGGTGTCCGGCCAGCAACTGGGTCAGGGGCTGCAATTCGCAGGCACAGTCGATGACTGGCGGCGGATGGGGCACAAAGTCTCTGATGCGGTCTATAGCCGCATCACCGGCGAGGATGGCTATTTCGACAGCCGCGTTGTGTTCGTGGCCGAAACCGGTCCACGCGACAACCGCAACAAACGGCTGGCGATCATGGATCAGGACGGCGAGAATACTGAATACCTGTCGGACGGGCGCGCGTTGGTGATTGCGCCGCGCATGTCACCCACGGGCGACCGTGTTGTGTATACCAGCTACGATTCGGGCAGCCCGCGCATTGTGTTGCTGAACCTGTCCAGCGGTCAGCGTCAGATGGTCGGTGACCAACCCGGTGCGATGACCTTTTCGCCACGTTTCGCACCCGACGGGCAGTCGCTGGTCTATTCACTGGCGCGCGGCGGGAATACGGACCTGTACCGGATGGACTTGCGCAATGGCCAGCAAACCCAGCTTACCAATTCGCCATCAATCGCCACCGCACCCAGCTTTTCGCCTGACGGTCGCTTCATCACGTTTGAGTCCGACCGTTCCGGCACCAGCCAGATTTATATCATGCCAGCAGGCGGCGGCGAAGCCCGGCGCATCAGCTTTGGTCAAGGGCGGTATTCAACGCCTGTCTGGTCCCCGCGCGGCGACCTGATCGCCTTCACCAAATCGAATGCGGGCCGGTTTCATATCGGGGTCATGCGCACGGACGGGTCGGAAGAACGGCTGCTTACGGCGTCGTTCCTTGACGAAGGGCCGACATGGGCACCCAATGGCCGCGTCGTTATGTTCACCCGCGAAGCACAAGGCGGTGACCCGTCCATATATTCGGTTGATATTACAGGGCGAAATCTGCGACGGGTGACAACACAAGGCGCCGCATCTGACCCTGCCTGGGGACCGTTGCGCCCCTGA
- a CDS encoding DUF1153 domain-containing protein, translating into MYIKKVEGPRAVTLPDGRVLTLADLPPANTRRWVASRKALVVLAVQHGLMTRKSAQDRYDLSEEEFILWETAVSLHGIEALKVTSLQKYRQP; encoded by the coding sequence ATGTATATCAAGAAGGTCGAGGGGCCGCGCGCCGTCACGTTGCCGGATGGGCGCGTCCTGACTTTGGCTGACCTGCCCCCGGCGAATACGCGGCGATGGGTTGCCAGTCGAAAAGCCCTTGTGGTGCTGGCGGTTCAGCATGGTCTGATGACCCGCAAATCGGCGCAGGATCGTTATGACCTAAGCGAGGAAGAATTCATCTTGTGGGAAACTGCGGTATCCCTGCACGGTATTGAGGCGCTGAAGGTCACAAGCTTGCAAAAGTATCGACAACCTTAG
- the tolR gene encoding protein TolR, translated as MGAQFLKKGGGTGRRRRRGGAARMSEINVTPFVDVMLVLLIIFMVAAPMLTVGVPVELPRTSAGALPAEQEEPLSVTLSTDGTVMIMSSEVSLNDLIPQLRAIAAERRDNRVYLRADGSIPYERVVQVMGALNSGGFNNIGLVTEQGGPRFDGQPN; from the coding sequence ATGGGTGCGCAGTTTCTGAAAAAAGGCGGCGGGACGGGGCGGCGCAGACGCCGCGGCGGGGCCGCGCGCATGTCCGAAATCAACGTCACCCCCTTTGTGGATGTGATGCTGGTGTTGCTGATCATCTTCATGGTCGCTGCACCCATGCTGACTGTCGGCGTGCCGGTGGAATTGCCGCGCACATCGGCGGGCGCCTTGCCTGCCGAACAGGAAGAGCCGCTGTCAGTCACCCTTAGCACCGATGGGACGGTGATGATCATGTCATCCGAGGTCAGCCTGAATGACCTGATCCCGCAACTGCGTGCGATTGCCGCCGAACGGCGTGACAACCGCGTGTATCTGCGTGCGGACGGGTCCATTCCCTATGAACGTGTCGTTCAGGTGATGGGCGCGCTGAATTCGGGGGGATTCAACAATATCGGTCTGGTGACCGAACAAGGCGGCCCGCGCTTCGACGGGCAGCCTAACTGA
- a CDS encoding orotate phosphoribosyltransferase, whose product MIPSSFPDRQTVARLTARMLLDIKAVHFNAREPFTFASGLQAPTYIDCRKLISFARIRSALMDFLTCRVLEDAGLEAFDNIAGGETAGIPFAALVAERMALPMTYVRKKPKGYGRNARIEGAMSEGQRVLLVEDLTTDGGSKLSFVDAIRDTGAECAHTAVIFYYGIFPETEPRLAEHGVKLHYLCTWWDVLAEARRGGDFDTETLDAVEGFLRAPRDWAAS is encoded by the coding sequence ATGATCCCTTCCAGTTTTCCCGACCGCCAGACTGTTGCCCGCCTGACCGCACGCATGCTGCTGGACATCAAGGCCGTGCATTTCAATGCGCGCGAACCCTTCACATTTGCCAGCGGATTGCAGGCGCCCACCTATATTGACTGCCGCAAGCTGATCAGCTTTGCGCGCATTCGCAGCGCGCTGATGGATTTTCTGACCTGCCGTGTGTTGGAAGATGCAGGACTTGAGGCATTTGACAACATCGCAGGCGGCGAAACGGCGGGCATTCCCTTTGCAGCACTTGTGGCCGAACGCATGGCGCTGCCCATGACCTATGTGCGCAAGAAGCCCAAGGGCTACGGGCGCAACGCCCGCATTGAAGGGGCCATGTCCGAAGGGCAGCGCGTGCTGCTGGTAGAAGACCTGACAACCGATGGCGGATCAAAGCTTAGTTTCGTGGACGCCATCCGCGACACAGGCGCAGAATGTGCGCATACGGCGGTGATTTTCTATTACGGCATCTTCCCCGAAACCGAACCCCGGCTGGCCGAACATGGCGTCAAACTGCACTACCTGTGCACATGGTGGGATGTTCTGGCAGAAGCGCGTCGCGGGGGCGATTTCGACACCGAAACCCTTGATGCGGTCGAGGGGTTCTTGCGCGCCCCCCGCGACTGGGCCGCAAGCTAA